A genome region from Candidatus Hydrogenedentota bacterium includes the following:
- a CDS encoding type II toxin-antitoxin system RelE/ParE family toxin, translated as MKLVWSERAILRAGDEAAFIAIDNPTAARKWVQGLFKRASILRRFPHSGKKLPELNLDEFRELLYGHHRIIYRVGPKQALILTIRRTAQELPAGDLTEE; from the coding sequence GTGAAACTAGTATGGTCAGAACGGGCCATCTTGCGCGCAGGCGACGAAGCGGCTTTCATTGCCATTGACAATCCAACTGCCGCTCGAAAATGGGTACAGGGATTATTCAAAAGAGCCTCTATCCTTCGGAGGTTCCCGCACTCTGGCAAGAAGCTCCCCGAACTTAACCTCGATGAGTTCCGTGAGCTACTCTACGGACATCACCGCATTATCTATCGAGTGGGCCCCAAGCAAGCGCTAATTCTCACAATTCGGCGCACGGCCCAGGAATTGCCTGCCGGGGATCTGACCGAAGAATGA
- a CDS encoding TIM barrel protein, with the protein MAKTKGVYRFTFGPWNIDEGADPFGPTVRTPIPFKKKVEFAKQYGFKGMQFHDDDVVPDLDGKSASEIAKEAKKVKRMLDDAGLVAEFVAPRLWFAPETIDGGYTNNSAKCRTYAIERTKKAIDIMNLVEADAGMVLWLAREGTYIRESKNSRVQVLQIRDAINEFLAYDPKLRIMIEPKPNEPVDSAIISTIGHAVGLSYMTSDPKRVGVLVESAHSILAGLDPADDMAYALAHDKLWSVHLNDQSGLKFDQDKSFGSYNLRRAFNQIRVLEEYGYGRNGEWVGLDVKTMRTQKQAVSSKHLKNSKDTFLFLLEKVVTFDTKLEAQLIKERDYEELDRYILCHLMGKRY; encoded by the coding sequence ATGGCGAAGACGAAGGGGGTATATCGGTTCACGTTCGGACCCTGGAACATCGATGAAGGGGCTGACCCATTCGGACCGACTGTACGTACGCCGATTCCGTTCAAAAAGAAAGTCGAGTTTGCCAAGCAGTACGGCTTCAAGGGCATGCAGTTTCATGACGATGATGTCGTTCCCGATCTCGATGGCAAGTCAGCTTCGGAAATTGCGAAAGAAGCGAAGAAGGTCAAGCGCATGCTGGACGATGCCGGTCTCGTGGCCGAGTTCGTCGCGCCGCGTTTGTGGTTTGCGCCGGAGACGATTGACGGGGGATACACCAACAACTCGGCGAAGTGCCGCACCTATGCGATTGAACGTACCAAGAAGGCCATCGACATCATGAATCTCGTCGAAGCCGACGCGGGCATGGTGCTGTGGCTGGCGCGCGAAGGAACGTACATTCGCGAAAGCAAGAACTCGCGCGTGCAAGTGCTTCAGATTCGCGATGCCATCAACGAATTCCTCGCCTACGATCCCAAGTTGCGCATCATGATCGAGCCGAAGCCGAATGAACCGGTGGACAGCGCAATCATTTCGACCATTGGGCATGCGGTTGGCCTGAGCTACATGACAAGCGATCCGAAGCGCGTCGGCGTGTTGGTGGAATCGGCGCACTCGATTCTTGCGGGTCTCGATCCGGCCGACGACATGGCGTATGCGCTCGCGCACGACAAGTTGTGGAGCGTTCATCTGAACGACCAGAGCGGTCTGAAATTCGACCAGGACAAGTCGTTCGGTTCGTACAACCTGCGCCGCGCATTCAATCAGATTCGCGTGTTGGAAGAATACGGCTACGGGCGCAATGGCGAATGGGTCGGGCTCGATGTAAAGACCATGCGCACGCAGAAGCAGGCCGTTTCATCGAAGCACCTGAAGAACAGCAAGGACACATTCCTGTTCCTGCTCGAGAAAGTCGTTACCTTCGACACAAAACTCGAAGCACAACTGATCAAGGAACGCGACTACGAAGAACTCGACCGTTATATCCTTTGCCACCTCATGGGTAAGCGTTACTAA
- a CDS encoding glucose 1-dehydrogenase, protein MPIVDFGLKDRIAVVTGASRGIGEAIARGFAEQGATVVLCSRKQEGLDAVAESIRKDGGTAIPIACHTGQTASIEALYARIRAEFGRVDILVNNAATNPYFGPAIDISESQFDKTFEVNVKGYFLMAQHAARLMVEQGKGSIINIASIAGISPPPMQGIYGVTKSAVIAMTKMFAKELSGAGVRCNAIAPGLVETKFASMLIESPEMYEYFTNRTPMGRHAQPNEIVGAAIYLASDAASYTSGAVITCDGGYSA, encoded by the coding sequence ATGCCTATTGTCGATTTCGGCCTCAAGGATCGAATTGCCGTTGTGACCGGAGCAAGTCGTGGAATTGGAGAAGCCATCGCGCGCGGCTTCGCGGAACAGGGCGCGACTGTTGTGTTGTGTTCGCGTAAGCAAGAAGGACTCGATGCCGTGGCCGAGTCGATCCGGAAGGACGGAGGAACGGCTATTCCCATCGCGTGTCATACCGGGCAGACTGCCTCAATTGAAGCGCTGTACGCGCGGATACGAGCGGAATTCGGGCGGGTCGATATCCTCGTGAACAATGCGGCCACAAATCCCTATTTCGGTCCCGCTATCGACATCAGCGAAAGCCAGTTCGACAAGACGTTTGAAGTGAACGTCAAGGGATACTTCCTGATGGCGCAACATGCCGCGCGACTGATGGTGGAACAAGGAAAGGGGTCTATCATCAATATCGCGTCCATCGCGGGAATCTCGCCGCCGCCGATGCAGGGCATCTACGGCGTGACGAAGTCCGCGGTCATCGCAATGACCAAGATGTTCGCCAAGGAACTGTCCGGGGCGGGCGTGCGCTGCAACGCGATCGCGCCGGGACTGGTCGAAACGAAATTTGCGTCCATGCTCATCGAGTCGCCGGAGATGTACGAGTACTTCACCAATCGGACTCCCATGGGCCGCCATGCGCAACCCAACGAAATTGTCGGCGCGGCAATCTACCTTGCGTCGGATGCAGCCTCGTACACGAGTGGCGCGGTGATCACATGCGACGGCGGGTACAGCGCGTAG
- a CDS encoding PQQ-binding-like beta-propeller repeat protein yields the protein MNIDDLVFVGLNGYALALHRDTGEIVWANNDMKSGYVTMLLDGDRLIVSTNGYIYCLDPLTGGILWHNPLHGYGMGAPTSLVSVRGKSQQDVITEAAAAIAASRSSATSS from the coding sequence ATGAATATCGACGATCTCGTGTTTGTGGGTTTGAACGGATACGCACTGGCATTGCATCGCGATACCGGCGAAATTGTCTGGGCGAACAACGACATGAAGTCCGGATACGTGACCATGCTGCTCGACGGCGACCGGCTCATCGTGTCCACCAACGGATATATCTACTGCCTAGACCCCTTAACCGGCGGAATCCTTTGGCACAACCCGCTCCATGGCTACGGCATGGGCGCACCCACTTCCTTAGTCTCCGTACGTGGCAAGAGCCAACAAGATGTCATCACGGAGGCCGCCGCAGCGATTGCAGCTTCAAGGTCCTCCGCGACCTCTTCCTAA
- a CDS encoding MBL fold metallo-hydrolase codes for MQTNAHTGTCIDEVADGIYRINTPLRTEGIPGGFNLSQYLIVDDEPMVFHAGWRRWFPFVSEAISKVIPLHSIRHVGYSHFEGDESGAVNEFLGVAPEAVPFASYISVMTSLTDFAVRPARALGDGEEFSTGKKTWQWIYTPHVPHGWDCGILFDKTSGTLLCGDLFTQGGADTPPVTESEILSASEALRKPLDYYAHATNTTSILERLASLNPKTLACQHGSAYRGDGAALLRELAAILEKEQRI; via the coding sequence ATGCAAACCAATGCACATACCGGCACGTGTATCGACGAAGTAGCAGACGGGATTTACCGTATCAACACGCCTTTGCGGACGGAGGGCATCCCTGGCGGTTTCAATCTGAGCCAGTACCTGATCGTCGATGATGAACCGATGGTGTTTCATGCAGGATGGCGCAGGTGGTTTCCTTTCGTATCCGAGGCTATCTCGAAGGTTATTCCTTTGCACAGCATCCGGCACGTGGGCTACTCGCACTTCGAGGGCGACGAGTCGGGTGCGGTGAACGAGTTTCTTGGCGTAGCGCCAGAAGCGGTGCCTTTTGCGAGCTACATCAGCGTCATGACGTCTCTCACCGATTTTGCGGTTCGCCCCGCCCGTGCTTTGGGTGACGGCGAAGAGTTCTCCACGGGAAAGAAGACATGGCAGTGGATTTATACCCCTCACGTCCCTCATGGATGGGATTGCGGCATCCTATTCGACAAGACGAGCGGTACGTTGCTCTGCGGCGACTTGTTTACCCAAGGCGGCGCGGATACACCTCCCGTCACCGAATCGGAGATCCTCTCGGCGAGCGAAGCCTTGCGCAAGCCCCTGGATTACTACGCCCATGCCACCAACACAACATCGATTCTGGAGCGGCTCGCGTCGCTGAACCCTAAGACACTCGCTTGCCAGCACGGAAGCGCCTATCGGGGCGACGGCGCTGCGCTGTTGCGGGAATTGGCTGCTATTCTTGAGAAAGAACAACGAATATAG
- a CDS encoding isoprenylcysteine carboxylmethyltransferase family protein, giving the protein MNILKTAIFTLTVPGAVVVYVPWLLLPPDAKVWPPSSGPLACVALMPMLFGALILLWCATDFVRVGKGTPAPIDPPKELVVRGLYRYSRNPMYVGAVSALLGEALLFQSWTLFVYAAVCAVIMHTFVVLYEEPTLRKKFGPAYEAYLVHVPRWLGKVKSRSSEV; this is encoded by the coding sequence ATGAACATTCTCAAGACCGCGATCTTCACGCTAACAGTCCCGGGTGCGGTGGTAGTCTACGTGCCGTGGCTACTCTTGCCGCCGGACGCGAAGGTGTGGCCTCCATCGAGTGGACCGCTAGCGTGCGTGGCGCTAATGCCCATGCTCTTCGGCGCACTCATTCTTCTTTGGTGCGCGACAGATTTTGTGCGTGTAGGCAAAGGAACGCCTGCACCGATCGATCCGCCGAAGGAGCTGGTCGTCCGGGGGTTGTATCGCTACAGTCGTAACCCGATGTACGTGGGTGCGGTGAGCGCGCTTCTGGGTGAGGCGCTGCTATTCCAGTCATGGACCTTGTTTGTCTACGCTGCGGTCTGCGCAGTAATCATGCACACATTCGTCGTCTTATACGAGGAGCCCACGCTCCGCAAGAAGTTTGGCCCTGCCTATGAAGCCTATCTGGTACACGTGCCGCGCTGGTTGGGCAAGGTGAAGTCGCGCAGTTCCGAAGTCTAG
- a CDS encoding type II toxin-antitoxin system Phd/YefM family antitoxin codes for MPRVNLEEDVRPLSEFRANSATLMKRLRSTGRPLLLTQHGRGAAVLLDVSAYEDLMEELSVLKDIQAALEEERTGHIRSHSEARKSVLARLAK; via the coding sequence ATGCCTCGTGTAAACCTCGAAGAGGACGTCCGTCCTCTGTCTGAATTCCGCGCGAATTCGGCCACCCTGATGAAGCGACTTCGCAGTACAGGCAGACCCTTGCTGCTGACACAACATGGCCGTGGCGCAGCAGTCCTTCTCGATGTTTCGGCATACGAAGACTTGATGGAAGAACTATCCGTTCTCAAGGACATCCAGGCAGCGCTTGAAGAAGAGCGCACCGGACATATCAGGTCCCATTCCGAAGCCAGGAAGAGCGTTCTAGCCAGGCTTGCCAAGTGA